The proteins below come from a single Holdemania massiliensis genomic window:
- a CDS encoding serine O-acetyltransferase: MLKYVIYDDIWKYERQLRFCEYVDNCSKSKVWLKKLAPFANFRLYRMSRKTGFQIPLNVFDKGLSIAHIGTIIVNKSAKVGKNCRIHDGVCIGAENRNPIAANIGDNCFIATGVKIIGEVEIGDNIAIGANAVVTKSFPEGNITIAGVPARKISEENSFSNLNQKLMECELLH; this comes from the coding sequence TTGCTAAAATATGTGATTTATGATGATATATGGAAATATGAGAGACAGCTTCGCTTTTGTGAGTATGTTGATAATTGTTCAAAAAGTAAAGTATGGCTAAAAAAGCTCGCTCCTTTTGCAAATTTCCGATTATATCGGATGTCTCGCAAAACAGGATTTCAGATACCATTAAATGTTTTTGATAAAGGTTTAAGTATAGCGCATATAGGAACGATTATTGTAAATAAATCTGCCAAAGTGGGAAAAAACTGCAGGATACATGACGGAGTGTGCATTGGTGCAGAAAATAGAAATCCAATAGCCGCGAATATAGGCGATAACTGTTTTATTGCAACAGGTGTAAAGATAATCGGTGAGGTGGAAATTGGAGATAATATTGCAATTGGTGCAAATGCTGTTGTTACAAAGTCGTTTCCTGAGGGAAATATTACGATTGCAGGGGTGCCTGCGAGGAAAATAAGTGAAGAGAATTCCTTTAGTAATTTAAATCAAAAACTTATGGAATGTGAGCTGTTGCATTAA
- a CDS encoding acyltransferase family protein: MRKFYPSLQGVRVVLFMSIFFFHILGFIEKKDILFGVFEYGGWLGVSGFFILSGFLAASQYDEKEKAPQKDTVFSKIKDFLRKYYVFHVIFTIAMMPFAILRLYHGELSVSGFCFSLISQLLLIQSQIPVIGGGLSFNDVSWYLSTMLFITLVSAFVLRALSTLKIKRLVLLLYGTIGIAFLIPTFLIFVHPDETTTAWILYYSFPVRLLDYVVGVIWGLLKKRKVELTKSSKYYALLSIVFLVLTQLSFISIPLELRYAAVYIPALGYLIYYCADNTGFFSRILGTKRLVNVGSMCIYFYFCHYAIAKYLYIIFKKTSCVNIPFWGDTIYIILTLILTYIVGMIMRKVELTFRSRKSEEISYIS; encoded by the coding sequence GTGAGAAAATTCTATCCGAGCTTACAGGGAGTTAGAGTAGTACTGTTTATGAGTATTTTTTTCTTTCATATTTTAGGATTTATTGAGAAGAAAGACATACTCTTTGGTGTATTCGAATATGGAGGATGGTTAGGAGTTTCTGGTTTTTTTATTTTGTCAGGATTTTTGGCGGCTTCCCAATATGATGAAAAAGAGAAAGCGCCACAAAAGGATACCGTATTTTCAAAGATTAAGGACTTCCTTAGAAAATACTATGTATTCCATGTGATTTTCACTATTGCTATGATGCCGTTTGCGATATTAAGACTTTATCATGGAGAATTATCAGTAAGTGGTTTTTGCTTTTCATTGATTTCGCAATTGCTTCTGATTCAATCTCAGATTCCGGTAATAGGGGGGGGACTTAGTTTTAATGATGTTTCGTGGTATTTATCTACGATGCTGTTTATTACTTTAGTTTCAGCATTTGTTTTACGTGCTTTATCAACATTGAAAATTAAAAGATTGGTATTATTATTGTATGGCACAATTGGTATCGCTTTTCTAATTCCGACATTTTTAATTTTCGTACATCCAGACGAGACAACAACAGCATGGATATTGTACTATAGTTTTCCTGTTAGATTACTTGATTATGTTGTCGGTGTAATATGGGGCTTACTGAAGAAAAGAAAAGTTGAATTGACAAAAAGCAGTAAATACTATGCACTGCTTTCAATAGTGTTTTTAGTGCTCACACAATTGTCATTTATTAGCATTCCCCTGGAATTAAGATATGCTGCAGTTTACATTCCAGCGTTAGGGTATTTGATTTATTATTGCGCTGATAATACTGGCTTTTTCAGCAGAATTTTAGGTACAAAGAGATTGGTTAATGTTGGCAGTATGTGTATTTACTTTTATTTTTGTCATTATGCTATTGCAAAATACCTATATATTATATTTAAAAAAACATCGTGCGTTAACATTCCTTTTTGGGGCGACACAATATATATCATTTTAACATTAATATTAACGTATATTGTCGGAATGATAATGCGTAAGGTAGAGTTGACTTTTAGGAGTCGTAAAAGTGAGGAAATTTCTTATATCAGTTGA
- a CDS encoding lipopolysaccharide biosynthesis protein, which translates to MSSKKGILSGLVWSFGERISAQLVSTVVSIVLARLLTPEHYGVVSIVMVFITFCNVFVTSGFGNAVVQKKEVDTVDFSTAFWLSFSTAAVLYVLLFAASPFIAKFYGLLELKWIIRVMGFRLLLASMNDIQRAYMRRNMQFKKFFIATLGGTILSGFVGIMMAYNGFGAWSIVAQYLTNTFVDTAILCIVSGWNPKFQFSIKKAKEIFSFGGKVLAAQLVSTTEGEIRALIIGKAFGMADLAFYDQGKKYPALLVNNVNSSLISVMLPVFSRSQDNLQSLKAMLRKTISTGMFLLVPLMFGLSAVSNTFVSVLMTDKWIPAVPYIKIFCFVFLLRPFEIACNQAVLAIGKSDISFKVMLAVNLTALATLMIAVFGFNSVLLVAIGSLLSSLVSVICFLIVVNRHITYTAKDIFHDIWKPIVAGALMSVAVNLLGVLAINKVVLLISQIAIGGIVYIISSYLLKIEAMRYAIIKMEAVIK; encoded by the coding sequence ATGAGTTCAAAAAAAGGTATCTTGTCTGGGCTTGTATGGTCATTCGGTGAGAGAATATCGGCTCAATTGGTTTCAACGGTGGTTTCCATAGTACTTGCAAGGTTATTGACACCGGAACATTATGGAGTTGTTTCAATTGTAATGGTTTTCATTACTTTTTGCAATGTCTTTGTGACAAGTGGATTTGGCAACGCGGTTGTTCAAAAGAAGGAAGTTGATACTGTTGATTTTAGTACTGCTTTTTGGCTCAGCTTTTCAACTGCTGCGGTTTTGTATGTCCTTCTTTTTGCTGCATCCCCGTTTATTGCGAAGTTCTATGGGCTGTTAGAGCTTAAATGGATTATACGGGTGATGGGTTTTCGGCTTCTCCTTGCATCAATGAACGACATTCAACGTGCATATATGCGTAGGAATATGCAATTCAAAAAATTTTTTATTGCTACTCTTGGAGGAACCATTTTGTCCGGATTTGTTGGAATTATGATGGCTTATAATGGTTTTGGAGCATGGTCTATTGTGGCACAGTATCTTACCAATACATTTGTAGATACGGCGATTTTATGTATTGTAAGCGGATGGAATCCCAAATTCCAATTTTCAATTAAAAAAGCTAAAGAAATATTCTCGTTTGGTGGGAAAGTGTTGGCTGCACAACTGGTTTCTACGACCGAAGGTGAGATTAGAGCCCTGATCATCGGAAAAGCCTTCGGAATGGCTGATCTTGCATTCTACGATCAGGGAAAGAAATATCCTGCTTTGTTGGTTAATAATGTCAATTCTTCTCTGATAAGTGTTATGTTACCAGTATTCTCAAGGTCACAAGATAATCTACAGTCATTGAAGGCTATGCTTAGGAAGACGATTTCAACGGGTATGTTTTTACTCGTACCGCTTATGTTTGGACTTTCTGCAGTTTCGAATACATTTGTTTCTGTTTTGATGACAGATAAATGGATTCCGGCAGTTCCATACATTAAAATTTTTTGCTTTGTTTTCTTGTTACGTCCGTTTGAAATTGCATGTAATCAAGCAGTATTAGCTATTGGAAAAAGTGATATATCATTTAAAGTAATGCTTGCAGTGAATTTGACGGCTTTAGCAACATTGATGATTGCGGTGTTCGGTTTTAATAGTGTTTTATTGGTGGCGATTGGAAGCTTACTTTCTTCTCTTGTGAGTGTTATTTGCTTTTTGATTGTTGTAAACAGACATATTACTTATACTGCGAAGGATATTTTTCATGATATTTGGAAACCTATTGTTGCCGGAGCTTTGATGAGCGTTGCTGTGAATTTGTTGGGAGTGCTTGCAATTAATAAAGTGGTTTTGCTGATTTCTCAGATTGCAATAGGTGGTATAGTTTATATTATTTCTAGCTATTTGCTCAAGATAGAGGCAATGCGATATGCAATTATTAAGATGGAGGCTGTTATCAAATAA